A region from the Prevotella melaninogenica genome encodes:
- a CDS encoding TonB-dependent receptor → MKRLILITMLCLCPLLVAAQRLLRGKIVEKETSTPICGACIAVKGTKQKVLSDRTGGYELTITAAGAYTIEVSAVGYKRLREVVAAGGDVTRDYYLEPSSTSLREVVVWSSAQSAEINQIRQSPMAVTVVDGAKLRGRSSSIEEILTRTSGIKVRKAGGLGSASRISVHGLEGKRVAVYIDGFPLNSPDGSFDINDIPIDVIKYIEVYKGIVPAEYGGDGLGGAINIVTREDECDLVGFTQELASFGTVKTLVSGQKLFSRPGVLFNVAFFKNKSKNDYMMSWPVFETNLPASAYRKVRRRNDYYEANFYHVGLGFRKLYFDKFDLECAFYQNKKGIQALNFDARHAYTKGINIMPNLVLEKQDFLVKGLDMKYTIVTPIIRSNMTDTATTRRQWDGTVTQAVGETDDNLFNESHDRQFEVRSKFNLKYTRGRHTLNLNDQYAYSAYTPKDEGMKDYLGFDPSAYPSRMTANNIGLSHLFVSANHRFQNALTISIYYLNSKIYRTSDALAKGQATDELAPKQTRVERAYYGFSEGFSYELWKDVRAKLSFSHNVRIPDTGELFGNGISIKPSVNLQPEVGNNLNLGFIVDRRGLCGLMRVQWETNFYYMMMKNMIRLFPADTRSIYTNLGKTRTIGMDTDVKVDVTRNVYLYFNLTLQDIRDRQRWFNDEQGTSNPTYNKHVPNIPAFYYNYGMEYHAEGLIGRRELSRVYIDVSHVGEFDWGWQMSTLTEERRKWRIPSNDIFTIGLQQSLWHNNMSLSLELENVFNKENYMEFKMPLPGRTLKAKLRFNLFRDKLAGGAMSL, encoded by the coding sequence ATGAAGAGATTAATTCTTATTACAATGTTATGTCTGTGCCCTCTGCTCGTGGCGGCTCAACGGCTGTTAAGGGGTAAGATAGTGGAGAAAGAGACGTCGACTCCTATCTGTGGAGCGTGCATAGCAGTTAAAGGAACGAAGCAGAAGGTGCTCTCTGACAGGACAGGCGGTTATGAGCTGACGATTACCGCAGCGGGTGCCTATACGATAGAGGTGTCGGCAGTAGGCTACAAACGGCTTAGGGAGGTCGTTGCGGCGGGTGGTGATGTGACAAGAGACTACTATCTTGAACCCTCATCGACCTCGTTGCGTGAGGTTGTCGTGTGGAGTTCGGCACAGAGTGCAGAGATAAACCAGATACGACAAAGCCCTATGGCCGTGACAGTTGTGGATGGTGCGAAACTGAGAGGACGGTCGAGTAGCATTGAGGAGATACTGACGAGGACATCAGGAATTAAGGTTCGGAAGGCAGGTGGACTGGGGAGTGCGTCGCGCATCTCGGTTCATGGCTTAGAAGGGAAGCGTGTGGCGGTGTATATTGATGGGTTCCCACTGAACAGTCCTGACGGGTCCTTTGATATTAATGACATCCCGATAGATGTCATCAAGTATATCGAGGTATATAAAGGGATTGTTCCTGCGGAGTATGGCGGAGATGGCTTAGGAGGCGCTATCAATATCGTCACGCGAGAAGACGAGTGCGACTTGGTGGGCTTCACACAAGAACTGGCATCCTTTGGGACGGTGAAGACACTCGTAAGTGGACAAAAGCTCTTTAGCCGACCGGGGGTATTATTTAACGTGGCCTTCTTTAAGAATAAGTCGAAAAACGACTATATGATGTCGTGGCCAGTGTTCGAGACCAATCTGCCTGCATCGGCATATAGAAAGGTGAGACGTAGGAACGACTATTACGAAGCCAATTTTTATCATGTTGGGTTAGGGTTTAGGAAACTTTACTTTGATAAGTTCGACTTAGAATGTGCCTTTTATCAGAACAAGAAGGGAATACAGGCGCTTAATTTCGACGCTCGTCATGCCTATACAAAAGGGATAAATATCATGCCAAACCTCGTGTTGGAGAAACAAGACTTCCTCGTTAAAGGATTAGATATGAAGTACACTATCGTCACTCCCATTATCCGCTCGAATATGACAGACACCGCCACTACGAGGAGACAGTGGGACGGAACAGTCACACAAGCCGTAGGAGAGACGGACGACAATCTTTTTAACGAGTCGCATGATCGGCAGTTTGAAGTGCGGAGTAAGTTTAACTTGAAATATACACGGGGTCGGCACACTCTTAATCTCAATGACCAATACGCCTACTCGGCTTATACTCCTAAGGACGAAGGCATGAAAGACTATCTTGGCTTTGACCCCAGTGCCTATCCAAGTAGGATGACTGCTAACAACATCGGCCTCAGTCATCTGTTTGTCTCGGCTAATCATCGGTTTCAAAACGCATTGACAATCAGCATATACTACCTTAATTCAAAGATATACAGAACCAGTGACGCGCTGGCGAAAGGGCAGGCAACAGACGAGTTAGCACCGAAGCAGACCCGTGTGGAACGGGCGTATTATGGATTCAGTGAGGGCTTCAGCTATGAACTGTGGAAGGATGTGCGGGCGAAACTGTCGTTCTCGCATAATGTGAGGATACCTGATACGGGCGAACTCTTTGGCAATGGGATAAGCATCAAACCGTCGGTGAACCTGCAGCCAGAGGTGGGGAATAATCTGAACCTTGGCTTTATCGTCGATAGAAGAGGACTATGTGGACTCATGAGGGTACAGTGGGAGACGAATTTCTACTATATGATGATGAAGAACATGATAAGACTCTTCCCTGCTGACACACGTTCTATCTATACGAACTTAGGGAAGACAAGGACCATCGGAATGGACACTGACGTGAAAGTGGACGTCACACGCAATGTCTATCTCTACTTTAATCTGACCTTACAGGATATCCGAGACAGGCAAAGATGGTTTAATGACGAACAAGGAACGAGCAACCCTACCTATAATAAGCACGTCCCTAACATCCCTGCCTTTTACTATAACTATGGCATGGAGTACCATGCAGAGGGCTTGATAGGGCGCCGAGAGCTGTCGAGAGTATATATTGACGTGTCGCATGTGGGTGAGTTTGACTGGGGGTGGCAGATGAGTACACTCACAGAGGAGCGTAGGAAATGGCGTATCCCATCCAATGATATCTTTACGATAGGCCTCCAACAGTCTTTATGGCATAATAATATGTCACTGAGCCTTGAGTTAGAAAACGTCTTCAACAAGGAGAACTACATGGAATTTAAGATGCCTCTACCCGGAAGAACATTAAAGGCAAAACTACGCTTCAACCTGTTCAGAGACAAACTGGCAGGTGGGGCAATGAGCTTATAA
- a CDS encoding YncE family protein — MKHYFLAAAIMLLTTVGLLSCDKDSPDTPPAPAKTEMGFVHSVNIGDNTYVSVFKDMNVGSLNTDNALVMPKGAFSFVYKGKVYITDTEHIYKYAQKEGKLVQEGNTILLPSGAAAMYITFASDHKAYVSCHGLGKVIIINPTTMEKVGEIDLAEYSLGKAAGDNNPEPAASVIRDGILYVALSQMKSTYVCEAGAYVALIDTKTDKPIKVVSDPRVSMASGESPAGDPFIDEKGDIYFYCVAMFGYQPGVKEGFLRIKKGQTDFDKSYCFTLADVNLVGVKGNKTSYAYVKVYGGNGKVYAYLNIPGAASNPPDYVHDKCFQPFEINLYNKSCTKLDLSATAGWAATLCKSGNDIIFGMSTDQGMGYSVYHPATATYEILKVKTSGAPYAVHELR, encoded by the coding sequence ATGAAACATTATTTCTTAGCCGCAGCTATCATGCTGCTAACGACCGTCGGACTACTATCTTGCGACAAAGACTCACCTGACACACCGCCTGCACCGGCAAAGACGGAGATGGGTTTCGTCCATAGTGTTAACATCGGAGACAATACATACGTAAGTGTTTTCAAAGACATGAACGTTGGCTCGCTCAATACCGATAATGCGCTGGTGATGCCGAAGGGTGCTTTTTCCTTCGTATATAAGGGGAAAGTGTATATAACCGACACCGAACACATCTATAAATATGCCCAGAAAGAGGGAAAGTTAGTGCAGGAGGGGAATACTATCCTACTCCCAAGTGGGGCTGCAGCAATGTACATCACCTTTGCTTCCGACCATAAGGCATACGTCTCTTGTCATGGGTTAGGAAAGGTAATCATCATCAATCCTACCACAATGGAGAAGGTTGGAGAGATTGATTTGGCGGAGTACTCCTTGGGGAAAGCCGCTGGTGACAATAATCCTGAGCCTGCCGCATCTGTCATAAGAGACGGAATACTCTACGTGGCACTTAGTCAGATGAAGTCTACATACGTCTGTGAAGCAGGGGCTTACGTGGCTTTGATTGACACAAAAACCGATAAACCTATCAAAGTCGTTAGTGATCCTCGTGTCTCAATGGCCTCTGGTGAGTCGCCAGCTGGCGACCCTTTCATCGATGAGAAGGGTGATATCTATTTTTATTGTGTAGCGATGTTTGGCTATCAGCCTGGTGTCAAGGAGGGATTTCTGCGTATTAAGAAAGGTCAGACAGACTTTGATAAATCCTACTGCTTCACCCTTGCGGATGTTAACTTAGTGGGTGTCAAAGGTAATAAGACGTCGTATGCGTACGTGAAGGTGTATGGCGGCAACGGAAAGGTGTATGCTTACCTCAACATACCAGGTGCTGCAAGCAATCCACCAGACTATGTCCACGATAAATGCTTCCAACCTTTCGAGATTAATCTCTACAATAAGAGCTGTACAAAGTTGGACCTCTCTGCCACAGCTGGGTGGGCTGCAACCCTCTGTAAGTCGGGTAATGACATCATCTTCGGTATGTCCACCGACCAAGGTATGGGCTATTCCGTCTATCATCCAGCCACTGCCACCTACGAGATCCTCAAGGTAAAAACCTCTGGTGCACCATATGCAGTGCATGAGTTGAGGTAG